GCGGCGTCCTCATGCTAGGCACAAAAACAGGGCAAATCCAGCGATGAGCGCTTTGTTTCGCGCCCTCTGTGGCTGTGTACCGTTATGGAACAAATGGCTGCTCGAGGCCTCAGGGAGATCCCTCAGCCCTGCAGTGATTGCTTGAGGTCGAAAGGAGTCAGGAGCCGGGAGGCACAAACTGTGGCGATGTAGTACTGGGGCTTGTCACAGGTGGCCCTGTGCCTTGAGCCATTGCAGCTCATGGTCGTCATAGAGGCGCGAGCGGGTCAGGAAGCGCAGCCCCAGTGGACCTTCGAGCGAGAACATGCCGCCGCGCCCGGGCACCACGTCGATGATCAATTGGGTGTGGCACCAATACGCGTACTGCGATTCGCTGATGTAGAAGGGCGTGCCGCCGAGGTGGCCGAGCAGCCGGTCCTGCTCGCCGAGCTGCAACTCGCCAGCAGGAAAGCACATTGGCGCACTGCCGTCGCAGCAGCCGCCGGACTGGTGGAACATCAGGGGCCCGTGCTGCTGCGCCAGCCGCTCGATGAGGGCGAGCGCGGCCGGGGTGGCGCTCACCTGGGGAACCGGGGCGACGTCGTTCATCGATGACCTCCGTGCTGCGCAGCGCCTGCCATGCAAGGCGGCCCGGGCACTGCCCGGGGCCGCCCCGGCCTGCTCAAAAGAAGCCCAGGGGCTGCTCGCCATAGCTGACCAACAGGTTCTTGGTCTGCTGGTAGTGGTCGAGCATCATCTTGTGCGTCTCGCGGCCGATGCCCGACTGCTTGTAGCCACCGAAGGCCGCATGGGCCGGGTAGGCGTGGTAGCAGTTGGTCCAGACGCGGCCGGCCTGGATGGCCCGGCCCATGCGGAAGGCGGTGTTCATGTCCCGCGTCCAGACGCCGGCGCCCAGACCATAGAGCGTGTCGTTGGCGATGGCGAGCGCTTCTTCCTCGTCCTTGAAGGTCGTGACCGACACCACCGGGCCGAAGATCTCTTCCTGGAAGATGCGCATCTTGTTGTGGCCCTTGAAGACGGTCGGCTTGATGTAGTAGCCGCCTTCCAGGTCACCGGCCAGCAGGTTGCGTTCGCCGCCGATGAGGCATTGGGCGCCTTCCTGGCGGCCCAGGTCGAGGTAGCTGAGGATCTTCTCCAGCTGCTCGCTGGACGCCTGCGCCCCGATCATCGTCGCCTTGTCCAGCGGGTTGCCCTGGCGGATGGTGGCCACCCGCTGCAGCGCGCGTTCCATGAAGCGGTCGTAGATGGATTCGTGGATCAGCGCCCGCGACGGGCAGGTACAGACCTCGCCCTGGTTGAGCGCGAACATCACGAAGCCTTCGATGGCCTTGTCCAGGAAGCCGTCGTCGCGGGCGCAGACATCCTCGAAGAAGATGTTGGGTGACTTGCCGCCCAGTTCCAGCGTTACCGGAATCAGGTTCTGGCTGGCGTACTGCATGATGAGGCGGCCGGTGGTGGTCTCGCCGGTGAAGGCGATCTTGGCGATGCGCTTGCTGGAGGCGAGCGGCTTGCCGGCTTCCAGCCCGAAGCCGTTGACCACATTGAGCACGCCGGGCGGCAGCAGGTCTCCGACCAGCTCCAGCCACACCAGGATCGAGACCGGTGTCTGCTCTGCCGGCTTGAGCACCACGCAGTTGCCGGCGGCCAGCGCCGGTGCCAGCTTCCAGGCCGCCATCAGCAGCGGGAAGTTCCAGGGGATGATCTGGCCCACCACGCCCAGGGGCTCGTGGAAGTGGTAGGCGCAGGTCTGGTGGTCAACCTCGCCGATGGAGCCTTCCTGCGCTCGCACGCAGGAGGCGAAATAGCGGAAGTGGTCGATGGCCAGCGGCACGTCCGCCGCCAGCGTCTCGCGGATGGGCTTGCCGTTGTCCCAGGTTTCGGCGGTGGCCAGCAGCTCCAGGTTCTGTTCCATGCGGTCGGCGATGCGCAGCAGCACCCCGGCCCGCTCGGTGGCGCTAGCGCGGCCCCAGGCCGCACGCGCGGCATGGGCGGCGTCGAGCGCGCGCTCGATGTCCTCGGCATTGGAGCGCGGCACCTCGCAGAAGGCCTTGCCGGTGACCGGCGTGACGTTCTCGAAGTACTGGCCGGCGACCGGCTCCACCCAGCGGCCGCCGATGTAGTTGGCGTAGCGCTTCTTGAAGTCGATCGGGAAGCCGAAGCGGCCGGGTTCGAGCATGTCCATCGTTGTCTCCTCGGGGTGCGCCTGTGGGACGGGTTGGCGTGCGGCGGCGCGGAATGGCACCAGCCATCGACCCCTGCACAGCGAGGGTCGTGCCAGGAGGCTGAACCGGGGAGCGGGGCGCTTCCTGGGGGCGCGCGATGCGGGCAAACACCGACAGACGCGGCGGGCCGTGGTGCGCTATGGCACACCCGCGCGGCGGCCTGTGGCAGATCGCCACAGCGCAGGCGGGCAGCAGGACAGGACGGGGACACAGGCCGCCGGGCGGCGGCCTTCGCTTCAGCTGGCGAGCCGCGGCGGGGTGGGCTCGGCTGCGCCGGGGCTTGGCAGGTCCTCGCGCACATAGACATCGCCGGCACAGGCTTTTTGCGCATGCAGGCGCGCCCGGCCGGGATCGACGCTTTCGAGCTTCACGTCTTCCTCGTAGGCATAGAGCACCACGCTGTGGCCGTCGGAGAGGTGCAGCAGCACGTCACCGTTGACCAGCGGCTCGGCCAGCTCGATGGTGAGGCCGGCCAGCTCTTCGCACAGCCGGCGGCGCTGCAGGTTGCGCTGGCGCTGCTCGGCGATTTCCTGCTCGGCCCGGCCCGGGTCGAGCTCGGCTTCGGCCTGCTCGATGAGCAGCGCAATCTCGTCCTGCCAGTCGGCCAGCACGTCGCGACGGAAGCGGGCATGGGTCGCCGAGAAGGCAGCGTCCACCTCGATGCGGCCTTCTCCGGATTCCCAGTCGAGCGTCAGTTGAACAGGGACAACAGTCATCTTGATTCTTTCGGGCGCAGGGTGCGCTGCAGACTCCAGTCTAGGAAGCGCGCGGCGCGGTGATCCCCGGAACAGCGCTGCCGCGGGCCGCCAGTTCGTCGCTTGCCGGCGGGCCGCGCACCGTTCTTGCTCACGGGCCTGCATGAGCGGCATCTACATCGGCATTTCAGGCTGGCGCTATGAACCGTGGCGCGGCGTGTTCTATCCCGAGGGACTGCGCCAGCGGGATGAACTGGCCCATGCCTCACGGCGCCTGCAGAGCATCGAGTTGAACGGCTCCTTCTATTCCCTGCTGCGGCCGGAAGACTACCGGCACTGGCATGAGCAGACCCCGCGCGGTTTTGTCTTCGCCGTCAAGGGACCGCGCTACCTGACCCATGTGCTGCGCCTGCGCAACATCGACGTGGCGATCGCGAATTTCTTCGCCTCGGGCCTGTTCGAATTGCGCGAGAAGCTGGGGCCGCTGCTGTGGCAGCTGCCGCCGTCCATGCCCTTCGATGCCGAGCGGCTGGACGCCTTCTTTGCCGGCCTGCCGCGCGACACCGAACAGGCCATGGCCATTGCCAGCCGGCGCGAGGCCTTCATGGACGGGCGCGACTGCCTGCAGGCCCCGCCCGGCATGCGCCTGCGGCATGCGGTGGAGGTGCGCCACGAGAGCTTCGTGGATCCCGCCTTCGTTGCCCTGCTCCGGCGCCATGACATTGCATTGGTGGTGGCCGACACGGCAGGGCGCTGGCCGTTCAAGGAAGACGTGACGAGCGACTTCATCTATATCAGGCTGCATGGCGACAAGGAACTGTATGCCAGTGGCTATGGCGAAGCGGCGCTGGCGCGCTGGGCACGCCGCATCGCTGCCTGGAGCCGTGGCACGCAGCCCGACGATGCCCGCCTCATCTCGCCGGTGCCGCCGGCCGGGGCACCCGGGCGCGATGTTTACTGCTATTTCGACAACGACATCAAGGTCCGCGCTCCCTTCGACGCCATGCGCCTGCGTGAACTGCTGGGCCTGCCGGCCGCACCGGTGGAGCCGGGGCAGCCCAATTACCCAGGTTGAGCGCCAGCAAGGCTGCCGGCGGGCGGTTCAACCCGATGGGGTGCCATACGCAGAAGCCGGGCACTGCGCACCTGTAGCTGCTCCTGATGCCGCTTGCCTGAGGGCGGGCGCCGTGACCGAGGCTGGCGTCCGGCTGCCGGCAGGCCGATCATCGGGCGTGCAGGCACGGCAGCTGCTCCTTTCCGGAGACATGTAAGCCGGCGTGTCTCCAGCGGCCGCCCACGAAAAACAAACATCACAGGCTTCCTCCCCATGGACTGGCACGCGCTGTTCACCGACCCCACC
This genomic stretch from Eleftheria terrae harbors:
- the adh gene encoding aldehyde dehydrogenase; its protein translation is MDMLEPGRFGFPIDFKKRYANYIGGRWVEPVAGQYFENVTPVTGKAFCEVPRSNAEDIERALDAAHAARAAWGRASATERAGVLLRIADRMEQNLELLATAETWDNGKPIRETLAADVPLAIDHFRYFASCVRAQEGSIGEVDHQTCAYHFHEPLGVVGQIIPWNFPLLMAAWKLAPALAAGNCVVLKPAEQTPVSILVWLELVGDLLPPGVLNVVNGFGLEAGKPLASSKRIAKIAFTGETTTGRLIMQYASQNLIPVTLELGGKSPNIFFEDVCARDDGFLDKAIEGFVMFALNQGEVCTCPSRALIHESIYDRFMERALQRVATIRQGNPLDKATMIGAQASSEQLEKILSYLDLGRQEGAQCLIGGERNLLAGDLEGGYYIKPTVFKGHNKMRIFQEEIFGPVVSVTTFKDEEEALAIANDTLYGLGAGVWTRDMNTAFRMGRAIQAGRVWTNCYHAYPAHAAFGGYKQSGIGRETHKMMLDHYQQTKNLLVSYGEQPLGFF
- a CDS encoding DUF72 domain-containing protein; translation: MSGIYIGISGWRYEPWRGVFYPEGLRQRDELAHASRRLQSIELNGSFYSLLRPEDYRHWHEQTPRGFVFAVKGPRYLTHVLRLRNIDVAIANFFASGLFELREKLGPLLWQLPPSMPFDAERLDAFFAGLPRDTEQAMAIASRREAFMDGRDCLQAPPGMRLRHAVEVRHESFVDPAFVALLRRHDIALVVADTAGRWPFKEDVTSDFIYIRLHGDKELYASGYGEAALARWARRIAAWSRGTQPDDARLISPVPPAGAPGRDVYCYFDNDIKVRAPFDAMRLRELLGLPAAPVEPGQPNYPG
- a CDS encoding DUF779 domain-containing protein — protein: MNDVAPVPQVSATPAALALIERLAQQHGPLMFHQSGGCCDGSAPMCFPAGELQLGEQDRLLGHLGGTPFYISESQYAYWCHTQLIIDVVPGRGGMFSLEGPLGLRFLTRSRLYDDHELQWLKAQGHL